A stretch of DNA from Pseudomonadales bacterium:
TCGATGCGCAGGGGCGTGATCTGGATGATGTGCGTTCTGAAGCCTATGAACTCATCAACGCCAGCGTCGGCTATGGCAATGAGCGCTTTGACCTGCGTCTCTGGGGCAGAAATCTGACGGACAGAGACTATTTTGTGCGCGGCTATTTCTTCGGCAATGACCCCCGGGACTTCTACACCGAACGGGGCTTCTATCAGTATGGTGATCCGCGCCGCTATGGACTGACGCTGAACGTGCGGATCTGACCGGTCAGTCGGTGCTGTTCTCCTTTGCCGCTTTGCCGTCGCCGCGTTCGAGTGCGATCAGATAGTCGGCGATATCCAGCGCTGTTTTTCTACCCTGATCCATGGTCACCACGTATTTCCCGGCGACGACAAGAGTGGGGACAGAAGCGATACCGAATTCGCGCATCTCGACATCGGCGTCCCGCAAAGCACGCCGGACCTGGGGAGAGTTGAATGCCCGGAGAAATTCTTCCCGGGTGGTGCCGTTACCGGCGATGAAATCGGCGATTTCATCAGCGGAGAGGAACTGCCCGCGATTGTCGTGGATCTGGCGGAACAGGCGATCGTGGTTCTGGTCGATGATGCCCAGATAATCGAGGGTGAAATAGGTCTGTGCCAGCAGACTCCAGATAGGCGAAAACGCAGCTGGTGTGCGCTTGAAGGTCACCCCCTGGGGCAGTGTGGCCTGCCATTCCACTACCAGTGGATCGAAGTTGCGGCAATGCACACAACCGTAGGAGAAAAACTCCTGCACCAGGATCGGATCTGCGGGACGTCGTCTTGGCGGATTTTCGACCAGCCTGTAGTGGTCGCCTTCCACGAACTCCGAGCCGACGATGCCTGTGCTGTAGATGGTTCCCCAGCCCAGCACCAGTATCACGACACTCACCACAAAGATGAGAATGGTGTTACGTATGCGGGCGGTTCTGGTGTCCGCTTTCTTGGCCATGCGTACTTTAAGGTTCCGGATTACGAGCCCGCAATGATAACCGGGAGCGTGGCTGTTTTCTCAACTGTTGTGGCATACTCGGCGGCCGTCATCTGCTGCCGCAAGCCCGCCGTGGAAACCTATCAGCTCTACCAGTTCGACAGCTGCCCGTTCTGTTTCAGGGTTCGCCAGTTTCTGCAGGAGTCCGGCTTCGAGGCGGCCGGCATCGAGGTGACCCTGCGCGATACGGTGCGCGATCCCGAGGCACGGCGGGAGTTACTCGAAGGTGGCGGTATGGGCATGGTGCCCTGCCTGCGAATTGAGCGTGAAGGTGTGGTTCGCTGGTTATATGAATCGATGGACATCATCGACTATCTGCGCCAGCGTCTCCAGGAACGAACAGCTTAAGAACGAATCAACAACACGGGGGAAGTGACCATGAAACTTGGACTGATTGCCGGATACTCCGGACGGAAGATGAGCATTCCGATCGATGCGATCAGGCATGCGGAAAATCTCGGTTACGAATCAATCTGGACTGCCGAAGCCTATGGCTCGGATGCGGTGACACCGGCTGCGTGGATCCTTGCCCAGACAACGAAGATGAAAGTCGGCACCGCCATCATGCAGATGCCGGCGCGTTCTCCCGCCATGGCGGCCATGACAGCCATGAGTCTGTCGGAACTGTCCGGCGGTCGATTCATCTGTGGTGTCGGCGCATCGGGTCCGCAGGTGGTGGAAGGCTGGCACGGCGTGCCTTACGGCAAGCCGGTCACCCGCCTGAAGGAATACGTTCAGATCATGAAACAGATCTTCGCCCGCAAGGGGCCGGTCACCTTCGAAGGCGAGATGTATCAGCTGCCTTACAGCGGGCCCGGTGCCACCGGTCTGGGCAAGCCGCTGAAGAGCATTCTGCAGGCGACCGAGGAGATTCCGATTTTTGCAGCGACCATCACCCCGGCGGGTGTCGCAGCTGCGGCCGAAGTCGCCGATGGTTTCTTTCCGGTGTGGATGGACCCGGAGCAGTACCATGTCTTCGAAGCGCCGATCGACAAAGGCTTCAAGGCTGCCGGTGGCGATAAGAATCTGAGCCAGTTCGATATCGCGCCATTTGTCACAGTGATCATGGGCGATGACGTGGAGCAGTGCATGATGCCGATCCGCGGCAGCATGGCGCTGTACATCGGCGGTATGGGCGCACGCGAGAAGAACTTCTACAACGACTACGCCAAGCGGCTGGGTTTCGAAGAAGCCGCGCTGAAGGTCCAGGATCTGTTCCTCGCCGGTCGCAAGGACGAAGCCATGGCGGCGGTGCCCGCGGAACTGATCGATGCCTGTCATCTGGTTGGTCCGGCGGACCGTATCCGGGATCGTCTGCAGCGCTGGCAAGAGGCGGGCAGCAAGGGTCATGTCTCGAGCATGCTGCTCGGCTGTCAGCAGCCCGAGGCCCTGGCTCTGGTCGCGGAAACCATGCTCTGAAGTTCGCCGGGGAAGCCTCCAGCCGGGGGGAGCCTCTACAGGGCTCCTGCCCGCTCAGAGGCTTTCCAGGGACTCCACCAGACGCCAGGCGCGCTCTGCGCGCAGGCGGGCGATCGCGCCGTATTCCAGGGCGCGATCAGAGCTGGCGTTGCCATCCAGCCCGCGCTTGTAAACGCCCTGCACGATGGCCGCTGAGCGGAACATGTTGTAGATGAGATAGAAGGGCCAGTTGTCAATCTTTTCGAGACCGGCATGTCGGCAGTACTCGGCCACGAATTCGGCCTCGGTCGGAATGCCCAGTTTGCCGAGATCCGCCTGCCACAGTCCCGGCCCCGTGTAGGCGTCGGCGTGGTAGTCCTGGCACAGATAACCCAGATCCGCGAGGCCATCGCCCAGCGTCGATAACTCCCAGTCGAGCACCGCAACCAGGCGGGGTTCTGTGGGGTGGATGAGGGTGTTGCCCAGGCGGTAGTCGCCATGCACGATCACCGAGCGGTGCTGACCAGGGATGTTCTTCGGCAGCCACTCCATCAGCCTGTCCATCTCGACGATCTCGTCGGTTTTCGAGGCAATGTACTGCTTGCTCCAGCGGCCGACCTGGCGTTCGTAGTAATTGCCGGGGCGGCCGAAAGTCTCCAGACCGACAGCTTTCACGTCCACCTGGTGCAGGTGTGCCAGCACGCGTGCCAGGTCGTTGTAGATGGCGCGTCGCTCATCCGGGGTCAGTCCCGGCAGCAGGTTTTCGGTAAACAGGCGGCCCTGCACCATCTCCATGACATAGAATTTGGTGCCGATGATGGCCGTGTCTTCGCAGAGGGTGTACATCCGGGGAACCGGGACATCCGTATCGGCGAGGGCGTGCATGACACGATATTCCCGGTCCACCTGGTGTGCGGAGGGCAGCAGTTCGCCGGGTGGCTGCTTGCGCAGCACATAGGCCCGGCCGCTGGCTTCGAGCCGGAAGGTCGGGTTCGATTGACCACCTTCGAACTGGCGCACGCTCATGGGGCCTGCGAAGCCGTCTATCTGCTCTGACAGGTAGCGGGCGAGCCGTTCCTCGTCGAAACGGTGTGCCTCACGCACAGCGGTCAGTTCTACGTTGCTCATGTGGGCCTCCGGAATGAACGGCGAAGGATACGGCTTGATCTGGCCCCAGGCAAAATGCGACGCTTGCCGCTCATTCAGAGAAGGGGGCGATATGGCGCTGAAAAAGCGATTGGCGGTCACACTTCCGGCGGGGCCGTCCCTGGAGCACACCATCGCCCGGTTGCAGTGGGCGGAGGACAATGGCTTTCCCGATGCCTGGTTCAGCGACTCCGGGGCACCGGATTCCCTGACCCAGATTGCGGCGGTTGCGCATCACACACGCTCGATCCGGATCGGCGTTGCGGTCACCCCCGTGTACACCCGGACCCCGGCGGTGCTCGCGGCTTCCGCAAATGTGCTGGGTCAGGTGCTCCCCGGTCGCTTCGTGCTCGGACTGGGCTCATCGAGTCAGACGATCATGGGTCGCTGGAACGGCATTCCGCTGCACAAACCGCTCACCCGGGTGAAAGAGACGGCTGAACTGGTCCGCTCCATGCTCAGCGGAGCCAAATCGGATTTCAGCGGTGAGACCGTCTCCAGTCACGGTTACCGGCAGGCGCCTCTGGAAAATCCGCCACCCATCTACATCGGCGCGCTGCGTCCGAAAATGATCGAGATGGCAGCGGAAGTGGGAGACGGTGTGATTTTCAATCTCTGGCCCCGCAGTGTGCTGCCGAAGATGATGGAACACGTGCGTATCGGTGCAGAGCGCGCGGGCAAACGCTGGCAGGATGTGGAAATTGTCAATCGGGCGATGGTGCTGGCGACCGACGATAAAGTGGCAGGCCGCAACATCTTCCGGGCCGCGTTCGCTCCGTACTACGCGACTCCCGTATACAACAAGTTTCTCGCCTGGGCGGGCTTCGCAGCTGCGGCGGATCAGATCACCGAAGGCTGGGCAGCAAAGGATCGTGACAGGACTTCCGGCGCCTTGAGCGATGATCTCATCGATGAGATCGCGATCATCGGCACCGAAGACGAGATCCGGGAACGGATCCAGGCGGATGCGGACGGCGGGGTGCACACTCATATCATCGCACCCATGGCGGCCAGTCAGGCGGATCTCGACAGGACCTTCCGGGCCTTCACCGCGGATCGCTTTCAACTGCGCTAGCGCAGAGTTCAAAAAGGCCTGAAGGCGATGAGTGAGCAGAAAATCATCATTGATGATCCCCGCCCCCAGGTGCGGCGGATCACGCTCAATCGTCCGGACAAACGCAATCCTTTGTCGAACGAGCTGCGCGCCGAGCTCTTTGCAGCGCTGGAAGCGGCGGATGTGGATCCCCAGATTCGGGTAACCATTCTGCGTGGTGCGGGAAGCTGTTTTTCTGCCGGCTACGATCTCAAGTCGGATGTCAGCAGAGATCAGCCTTTCTATACCGCGCCGGGTCTCGGCAACTGGCCGCGCCATGTGGTGGAAGGTTTTTTTCATATCTGGGATCTCGCCAAGCCCGTGATCGCTCAGGTACACGGCTACTGTCTCGCGGGGGGTACCGAACTCGCGACAGCCTGCGATCTGGTCTACGTTGCCGAAGATGCGATGATCGGCTACCCGGTAGTGCGTTCCATCAGCCCGCCGGACAACCAGTTCTATCCCTGGATTGTGGGCCTGCGCAGGGCAATGGAAATGATGCTCACCGGGGATCACATGTCCGGTGTGGAAGCGGTGGCGTGCGGGTTTGCGAATCGCGCGTTTCCTGCAGGCGATCTCGAAGCCGAGGTTCTGGCAATTGCGGAACGGGTGGCCAGGGTTCCCTCGGATCTGCAGCAGATCAACAAACGCGCCGTGCATCGTCAGATGGACGCCATGGGGATCCGCGCGGGTATCCGGGCGGGAACCGAAATGCAGCAGCTGGCGACCTTCACCCGCACCACCCAGGCGCACCTGGCAGAACTGCGTTCCGGCCTCACGGATGCACTGTCGAAGCGGGATGCGGCCTTCGGCGACTACCGCACACGGCAGGATTCCGGCGGCGATCAAGACGCGAAAAAATGAGGGTGCGGTCGGGGCCTGCCCTTTGACGATGCTCAGAACGCTCTTCCTGGTACGACATGGCCAGACGGTCTGGAATGTCGAAGGGCGCATGCAGGGTCGACTCGATTCCGCCCTGACTGCGCAGGGGACTGAGCAGGCAGACGCTCATGGTCGTCTTCTTGGCGCGGTTGGCGGGATCGATGCCCTGTTTGTCTCGAGTGCCGGGCGCACACGTGCCACGGCGGCACTCATTAACGCCCATGTGAAAACCCGGGTGCACTATGAGGATGCGCTGCTGGAGCGGGATATCGGCGACTGGTCCGGGCTGACCATGAGCGAAATTGCCCGCAAAGATCCCCAGGCCTGGCAGGCGCGGATCAGCGAGCCCTACCATTTCCGTCCCCCCGGTGGCGAGAATCTTGCCGATATGTCCCGGCGCTGTGCAGCGCTGGTGGATCGCCTGCTCACAGGCTCAGACCGCAGGGTGGTCGTGGTGACACACCAGGTGATGTCCCGGGTCATCGCGGGCCGTCTGCTGGGGCTGACCGAGGCAGAAACCGTGACCACGCTGCACCCGAACGACCTTCTGTACCGGTTCGATTTCACACCAGGTGGTGTGGTGGTCAACCACTACGTGGCAGGCGACGGTCCCCGGGCTGGTTTGCTTCACCAAACCTACAGTGAAACAATCGACCGGCTGCGCGCAGCCGACACGCTGCGGGTAAGAGATCCATCAACCGGAGGCACCTGATGAAAGTAGACGGCGGAATCGGCTGGCAGCTCGACAAGGTCGGTGCCGAGGCCCGGGAACTCGAGGCGATGGGATACTCGGGCATTCTCAGTGCGGAGACGTCCCACGACCCCTTCTTTCCGCTGCTCATCGCAGCACAGAACACCCGGCGCGTAGACCTCATGACCTCGATCGCGGTGGCCTTTGCGCGATCGCCGATGACATTGGCCAACATCGGTCACGATCTCAATGCCGCCTCCCAGGGACGCTTTGTTCTTGGCCTCGGATCACAGATCAAGCCCCACATCAGCAAGCGCTTCAGCATGCCCTGGTCCGCACCGGCCGCCCGCATGCGTGAATTCATTCTGGCGATGCGCGCCATCTGGGCCAGCTGGCACCAGGGAGAGCCGCTGGCTTTCACCGGCAAGTTCTACACCCACACCCTGATGACGCCTTTTTTCACTCCGACCAACAACGAATTCGGGGCACCCCGGGTGTTTCTGGCGGCGGTCGGGCCGATGATGACCGAGGTCGCCGGCGAGGTGGCGGACGGGGTGATCATCCAC
This window harbors:
- a CDS encoding thiol:disulfide interchange protein DsbA/DsbL; translation: MAKKADTRTARIRNTILIFVVSVVILVLGWGTIYSTGIVGSEFVEGDHYRLVENPPRRRPADPILVQEFFSYGCVHCRNFDPLVVEWQATLPQGVTFKRTPAAFSPIWSLLAQTYFTLDYLGIIDQNHDRLFRQIHDNRGQFLSADEIADFIAGNGTTREEFLRAFNSPQVRRALRDADVEMREFGIASVPTLVVAGKYVVTMDQGRKTALDIADYLIALERGDGKAAKENSTD
- a CDS encoding glutathione S-transferase N-terminal domain-containing protein; translation: MAVFSTVVAYSAAVICCRKPAVETYQLYQFDSCPFCFRVRQFLQESGFEAAGIEVTLRDTVRDPEARRELLEGGGMGMVPCLRIEREGVVRWLYESMDIIDYLRQRLQERTA
- a CDS encoding LLM class F420-dependent oxidoreductase, which produces MKLGLIAGYSGRKMSIPIDAIRHAENLGYESIWTAEAYGSDAVTPAAWILAQTTKMKVGTAIMQMPARSPAMAAMTAMSLSELSGGRFICGVGASGPQVVEGWHGVPYGKPVTRLKEYVQIMKQIFARKGPVTFEGEMYQLPYSGPGATGLGKPLKSILQATEEIPIFAATITPAGVAAAAEVADGFFPVWMDPEQYHVFEAPIDKGFKAAGGDKNLSQFDIAPFVTVIMGDDVEQCMMPIRGSMALYIGGMGAREKNFYNDYAKRLGFEEAALKVQDLFLAGRKDEAMAAVPAELIDACHLVGPADRIRDRLQRWQEAGSKGHVSSMLLGCQQPEALALVAETML
- a CDS encoding phosphotransferase translates to MSNVELTAVREAHRFDEERLARYLSEQIDGFAGPMSVRQFEGGQSNPTFRLEASGRAYVLRKQPPGELLPSAHQVDREYRVMHALADTDVPVPRMYTLCEDTAIIGTKFYVMEMVQGRLFTENLLPGLTPDERRAIYNDLARVLAHLHQVDVKAVGLETFGRPGNYYERQVGRWSKQYIASKTDEIVEMDRLMEWLPKNIPGQHRSVIVHGDYRLGNTLIHPTEPRLVAVLDWELSTLGDGLADLGYLCQDYHADAYTGPGLWQADLGKLGIPTEAEFVAEYCRHAGLEKIDNWPFYLIYNMFRSAAIVQGVYKRGLDGNASSDRALEYGAIARLRAERAWRLVESLESL
- a CDS encoding LLM class flavin-dependent oxidoreductase yields the protein MAVTLPAGPSLEHTIARLQWAEDNGFPDAWFSDSGAPDSLTQIAAVAHHTRSIRIGVAVTPVYTRTPAVLAASANVLGQVLPGRFVLGLGSSSQTIMGRWNGIPLHKPLTRVKETAELVRSMLSGAKSDFSGETVSSHGYRQAPLENPPPIYIGALRPKMIEMAAEVGDGVIFNLWPRSVLPKMMEHVRIGAERAGKRWQDVEIVNRAMVLATDDKVAGRNIFRAAFAPYYATPVYNKFLAWAGFAAAADQITEGWAAKDRDRTSGALSDDLIDEIAIIGTEDEIRERIQADADGGVHTHIIAPMAASQADLDRTFRAFTADRFQLR
- a CDS encoding enoyl-CoA hydratase-related protein, with protein sequence MSEQKIIIDDPRPQVRRITLNRPDKRNPLSNELRAELFAALEAADVDPQIRVTILRGAGSCFSAGYDLKSDVSRDQPFYTAPGLGNWPRHVVEGFFHIWDLAKPVIAQVHGYCLAGGTELATACDLVYVAEDAMIGYPVVRSISPPDNQFYPWIVGLRRAMEMMLTGDHMSGVEAVACGFANRAFPAGDLEAEVLAIAERVARVPSDLQQINKRAVHRQMDAMGIRAGIRAGTEMQQLATFTRTTQAHLAELRSGLTDALSKRDAAFGDYRTRQDSGGDQDAKK
- a CDS encoding histidine phosphatase family protein yields the protein MLRTLFLVRHGQTVWNVEGRMQGRLDSALTAQGTEQADAHGRLLGAVGGIDALFVSSAGRTRATAALINAHVKTRVHYEDALLERDIGDWSGLTMSEIARKDPQAWQARISEPYHFRPPGGENLADMSRRCAALVDRLLTGSDRRVVVVTHQVMSRVIAGRLLGLTEAETVTTLHPNDLLYRFDFTPGGVVVNHYVAGDGPRAGLLHQTYSETIDRLRAADTLRVRDPSTGGT
- a CDS encoding TIGR03617 family F420-dependent LLM class oxidoreductase; this translates as MKVDGGIGWQLDKVGAEARELEAMGYSGILSAETSHDPFFPLLIAAQNTRRVDLMTSIAVAFARSPMTLANIGHDLNAASQGRFVLGLGSQIKPHISKRFSMPWSAPAARMREFILAMRAIWASWHQGEPLAFTGKFYTHTLMTPFFTPTNNEFGAPRVFLAAVGPMMTEVAGEVADGVIIHAFTTEKYLRETTLPALERGFAKAGRKRSEFEISYPVFVATGTDEKELAESKKAIKQQIAFYGSTPAYRPVLESIGAGELQTELNGMSKQGRWVEMGTLITDDMLEAFAIIGEPKQIAGKVLERYGDIVDRTSAAYANISKDDRADIIARLTAA